The Erinaceus europaeus chromosome 11, mEriEur2.1, whole genome shotgun sequence DNA window aaaaaaataataggaaagctttcaaggggggtgggatacagagttctggtggtgggaattgtgtggaactgtacccctcttatcctatgatcttgtcaatatttctattttataaataaatttttaaaaaagagaataaataaatagataagatagTGGAAAGGGTTATGTGTGCTATTTTATAAGTTTGCCAAAATTCAGGCCCCTAAAGACTGAAGAACACAACTATTCAAGTACACTTTAGCTCATACACAGGGACCTAACTTAAATTTGTTTCTATTTTGAATGAAATGATGTAAATGAATTCTCAGAATTTGCAGAGGACATGTGCTCATAGTTTAAGGAAGTTTCAAAGGATTCAGTACATGCCTACAAGAAAGATTGGTGCAGTCTAGATGTAAACAATGCTTTTCTTTTGAAGTTCAGGACTGTGGCCAATGTTTATTATCCTAGCAACAAGTGGCATTCTCAATATAGTGTGCATAAATCAAAGGCTTACTAGCAGGAATCAGAAGACTATCTAATGGGCTCGGAAATAATGTACCCAGCACTACTCTGCAGAaggccctaggtttgagccctggcacaacTTGGGAACACTGCAGTGTCCACTATGGGAGGTGGAGCTGTGTCTCTCTATACTCTGAaatagaaagaatggaaaacGTGGGCCTGTGAGTGGTAGAAAAGTGAGTGCCCAAGGCCCTGCCCTGCCTACCCCCCTccacatagcttttttttttttttaaattaggacagagtgaaattcaaaggaggggggagataaagactgacactcacagacctgcttcattgctcgtgaagcttATCCCCTATAGGCGAGGAACAAGGACTCAGATCCTTGTACTTgtttaacgtgtgtgctcaactgggtacaccactgacCTGCGCCCCACATCCTTTTTTTATAggttattttacttattactgaatatagacagaaattgagagaaaggggaaaaaagagagagagacatgcagcacttcttcaccacttgtgaagttgtcccttgcaggtggggacctaaggCTTatacccagctccttgcacactgcaacacaCACTTTCTAAGAACTAATATTCCCTGAGGACAGGACTTCCCAAACATCCTGGAAACATGTTGACAAGAACTTTTTGCCTCTGACACAGATCCTTTTCCCTGCTGGTGAGAGTAATGGTTCTCCAGGACAATCCACAAGTCTGGAATGTGGTTTACCTGTTAGCCTTGTGTAATACAGATGCCTATCTTAATTTAAGAGTAATGTCACTGTTTTGCTTTCTTCTGAGTCATCAAGCCCTGCAGGCTCCACCTCCACAGTAtctcttcacttctctttttaatttccatTATCCCCACCCTACATCAGTGGTTCAGCTCATCAGTGATTCTTGCCTATCATACTGCAGTTAACTGCCTAatttatttctctgtttccaACCCACTCTCCATtattctactcttttttaaaattgttgtcgttactattgttgtggttactgatgttgttgttgttggacaggacagagagaaatggagagaggaggggaagacagagagggggaaaggaagacagacccATTATTCTATTCTTAAACTCACAACTAGAGCAATGAAACTACACTGGATGGTGCATCAAGGTATGCTAGTGCTCAGGAGTCTCCAAATGCCTAGAAGAATTTGAAGTTCTTTGACTGGTGTTCAATACTCTCAATAATATGAACCTATCCCACTGTCCTAGCCTTTATAGATCTAGATCCTGTGTTATTAAACATTCACCAGGGAATAGCTATCATTGATTAGACATGACTAGGTTAAAAAGGGAATCAGGGCAAATCATCAGGTGGACAGCAAAAGCAAAGCACAGTCtttgagaaagaaaaagctttgagggcaggggtacatagcatagtggtcatgcaaagagactctcatacctatggctccaaagttccaggcttaatctcccataccaccataagccagagatgagcagtactctggtactccatcttggatggagcttgaagaaatcatgttgagtgaaataagtcagaaacagaaggatgaatatgggatgatctcactctcaagcagaagttgaaaagcaagatcagaagagaaaacacaagtagaacctgaactggagttgatgtattgcaccaaagtaaaagactctgggatgggggggggggggagtgcaggtccaaaaaggatgacagaggacctagtggggattgtattgttatgtggaaaaccgagaaatgttatgcatgtacaaactattgtatttactgtcgaatgtaaaacattaacccccaataaataaagaaaagagggagttgggtggtagtgcaacgggttaagcgcacctgatgcaaagcgcaaggaccggcctaaggatctcggttcaagcctcctggcttcccacctgcaggggcgttgcttcacaagtgatgaagcaggtctgcaggtgtctctctctcccccctctctgtcttcctctcctctctccatttctctctgtcctaacaacgacgacatcagtaacaacagcaataataactacaacaataaaacaagagcaacaaaaagggaataaatattaaaaaaataaagaaataaaagaaataaaaaaaaccctaggGGAGGGCAGGCTGTCTCAGACCAAGGAAATTCTCAAGGAGAACATGcctagggagttggacggtagcacagcaggttaagcgcacgtggcgcaaagcacaaggaccagttaggatcccagttcgagcccttggctccccacctgcaggggaggcacttcacaggcagtgaagcaggtctgcaggtgtctctctgtctctcttcctctctatctcccccttctctctcaatttctctctgtctctatccaataacaacaacaaaaaaaaatgcctaAAACGGCAATAATGTCTGGAGCTAGTTCtgatgttaataaaaataatcttacatgatgtcaagaaagaaagaaagagagaaagaaagaaagaaaagtgattcaggaggtggcgcagtgaataaagcatttgactctcaagcatggagtcctgagttcatgaagcaggtctgcaggtgtctatctttctctccccgtcttcccctctgtcctacccaacaacaatgacaacaacagtaactacaacaataattaaaaaacaagggcaacaaaagggaaaaatatataaatttttaaaaaaatttatattaaaaaagttTGGGTCTATGTAGTGGCCCAATGGACAAAGCATTGGCATTTGAAGCGTGGGTTCCATTCCTAACATCACATATGCCCGTgtactctgcttctctttttttgcccaaactttttttttttgtatttatttatttagttatttattcccttttgttgcccttgttgtttttattgttgtagttattattgttgttgttactgatgccgttgttgttggataggacagagagaaatggagagaggggaagacagagggggagagaaagatagacacctgcagacctgcttcaccgcctgtgaatcgactcccctgcaggtggggagccgggggctcgaaccttccgccggtccttgcattttgcgccacatgcgcttaacccggggcgctaccgcctgactccctccctcccaaACGGTTTTATACCTTCCATTTTCTCAACCTTTCCTTCACTACCTGATAAAACTCTGTTTTAGAAAATACAAGCATAAAAGCTACCTTTCTTCTGTTTTTGTCTTCCCCCAGCTTTGCAAGTCCTACATTGTTGCTTCCTATGGATCCTATATATGTCACCTCAAATTATAATTAGTTGTTGTGCAAGGCTAGGGGTTCCTTAAATAGGAAAActgtttatcttattttattttactgagagaaacAACTCTAGCTTATAATGgtgagggggttgaacctgggactttaaagacttgggcatgaaagtcttgcatccctctggtacacatgctgctggggattgaactcaggacttcatgcttgagagtctaatgctttttttttttttttttttttggtgttatctttatttatttgatagagacagccagaaaacatgATCTgaaaggtggcacaatggataaagcacaaggtcccgagttcagtcccaggcagtacatgtaccagagtaacgtctgattctttctctctctcttcttgtttctcattaataaggtcttaaaaaaaaaaaaaaaggaaagggagagattgatgttctgattctcacttttatgtaaataattaaacttaaaaagagagagagtgccagaaactgagagggcagggggaaatagggagcaagacagagggacacctaaaacactgctccaccacttgcaaagctttcctcctattggtggggactagggcctctaacctgggttcttgagcactgtaatgtgtgctcaaccaggtgtgccatgacccAGCCTCAAGAGTCGATAATGCTtgatccactgtgtcacctcccagaccaaactATGACCAGTTAGTTTCTCTTCATCATCTCTGCCACTTATGTGGTTCAAGATCCTGCCTCAAAATACATTCTCTGGTTTAGAAGTTGTATCTCCAtattaaactattgtattttagaaAACTGGAACCTAGTCCACCTCTCTCACTAATGTCCTCAAATACTTTGCTcttgaattttgttttttaacaaaaaGCAATcactggggtggagggtggtAAAGCACCAGTTAAGTACATATAATCACCATGTGTGactatctgggttcaagccccctctcttCATCTGCAAAGAggatgcttcataaatggtgaagcaggcctgcaggtatctatctttctcgctctccccccccccttttttttttccattaccaaagcactgctcagctctggcttatggtgatgcagaaaattaaacctgggactttggagcctcagcatgagactctctttgcataaccattatgctatctaccatgcctctctctcttcccctcctctctcaatttctgtcctatcaaaagaaatatatatatatatatgtatcttcaaTTAATATTAACTGATACACATGGCATATAACAAGACCCTTGCCTTCAGTTTAACTCGTGTCAAATGTGTCTTATCAATACACAAATAAATGGTAAAGTTTATGTGTGTATAAATAGTACTAGCAGCCTGTGAGATGGCATGTGTTGGACATGGTAATGGAGACTGGAGTGTTGGACATGGTAATGTCAGTCCTGAATTTCATTCCTAACatggcatgtaccagaatgatgctgtagttctttgtctccccctctttcaTATTAATaacataaatacatcttttaaaaaaggggggcgagtggtggtgcatctggttgagcacatgttacaatatacaagaacccgggttcgagcccccgtcccccatctgcagggggcaagctttgcaacggaagcagtgctgcaggtgtctctcttcctcttcctcgctatcccccttcactctcggtttctggctctatccaataaatagataaagataataataataataataataatcagtggtctgggaattggcgcagtggataaagcattggactctcaggcatgaggtcccgagttcaatccccgatgcacatgtactacagtgatgtctggctttttctcagccctatctttctcattaattgatgaataaaatattttttaaaagaaataatataccagAGCCTGTGGAAATGGAGGCTGAGAGATTGAAgaaagtagagagacagaaataaatttgaGCTTAAGCATGAATGTAGTGATAGCTGGTAAAGcctgagactctcatgcctgaagcttctggtttgagctcctgctgcaCTGTATGTACcccagtggtgctctggcttctgagAAATTCTACTTAATAGActaatacaaataaagataaatcttGAGAAAGGGTGGGTGAGGGgtagtatttattgttatttaagcaaagaaaatctcatgcctgagggtcaaagtcctaggttcagttctctgcaccaccataagccagagctgagcagtgatctgaaaaagaaaaaaaagaaaagaaataaaaactagcTGGAGCAGATCCACTGTTTCCTATTTGCTAACGTTGTTGGCATCAGAGTGAGGATGTGTGCAAAGTCACAGGCGCCCCACTACCCAAGACCTCAGTTCCTCATTCGCGTTAGTCAGCACTTTCGCCTCCTTTCCTTACTCTCTGGTTCGATGGGGCGAGGGCCGAGGGCTCAGCGAGAAAGCACGAGCCAGGCCTCGCGCGACCACCGGCGACGCAGAGCTGTGCGCGCACCCACCCGCCCGACGTCGAGCCGTCGTTACGTAACCTGCGGGCGGGCGCCCAGAACCGGAAGGCCCCGCCCTCCTACCGGCCGCGAAGGCCGGTCAACCTCTGCCCCGCCCCTACCGGCCGCCGGACCCGCCGACTCTCGGTCCGAAGCTCCGAGCCCGGACCGTGCGCACCTCCGGAAGCTCCCGCCTCTTTCTCCTAATATGGGACGACTGTGTTGATCCGCCGCTGACGCCACGGAGCTAGACTGGCCCCAAACTGATATACAGGAGCGACTCTCTCCCTCCCAACTTCCGCTTCCTTGGAGTCAGGGGTTTGTGCTGCCCACCCCTCACCCCGGCGGCATCGCGGCGACTGAACATGTTTGGGCTCAAAAGGAACGCAGTCATCGGGCTGAACCTGTACTGCGGGGGCGCGGGGCTGGCAGCCGGCAGCGGCGGGGACACCACCCCGACGAGAGGGCGGCTGTTGTCGGCGGGGAAGGAGGCCGCAGCCCGGCAGGAGGGCGGGGGAGGGGACGCCGGCGCGAGCCCCCCAGTCCCGCTCACGCCGCAAGCCCTGAGGGGTGCGCGGCCGTCGCCGATTGGTGCCGAGGGTCCCTACGTCACCGCGACCCCCGTGAGGCCGCCGTTCCTCGCGCCCACCCTCCGCGCGGCGCCGCCCGAAGACATGGCAGCCCCGGCGGCCGGCGCCATCATGTCGCCTGAAGAGGAACTGGACGGGTACGAGCCGGAGCCGATGGGGAAGCGGACGGCCCCCCTGCAGCTGCTGGACCTGGTTCGGGACGCCGGCCACAGCTCGGGCATGGACGGCTCGCTGCCCTCCACGCCGCCCCccgcggaggaggaggaggacgagctGTACCGGCAGTCGCTGGAGATCATCTCCCGGTACCTGCAGGAGCAGGCCACGGGCGCCAAGGCCGCGAGGCCGCTGGGCGGGTCGGGCGCCGCCAGCCGCAAGGCGCTGGAGACCCTCCGGCGGGTCGGGGACGGGGTGCAGCGCAACCACCTGACGGCCTTCCAAGGTAAGGGGgagcccgcgccccgcgccccgggcCCGGCCCCGCAGGCGGGTGGGTGGAAAGCGAAACGATCCGGTGTTGAGACGGGCTTTCCCTAGCTCTGAGCAGAAGGTTCTGGCCATGAGTCATTGTTTCCGCCCATCTTGGGGCTTTGGGAAATGGCAGCACCGTTGAAAGCCCGGAAAGGGTGGGATGTCACTTTCCGAGCGGGGTCGGCCCGCGTGCTGGAGAGCCGAGCGCGACCTGCCCCGCCGTGGGTGGGCCGGCAGCCGCCGAGACAAAGGAGCCGTGGCAACCCGCGCGCTTTTCTCCCCCGCAGGCATGCTTCGGAAACTGGAGGTCAGAAACGAGGACGACGTCAAGGCCTTATCGCAGGTGATGGTCCATGTTTTCAGTGACGGGATAACAAACTGGGGCAGGATTGTGACTCTCATTACTTTTGGGGCCTTTGTGGCCAAACACTTGAAGAGTATAAACCAAGAAAGCTGCATCGGAACTTTAGCAGAAATCATCACAGATGTTCTCATAAGGACGAAACGAGAGTGGCTAGTCAAACAAAGAGGCTGGGTAAGTTCGCTTTGTGCTTGGAGAAGGGCTTTGGCATAGAAATGGAGTGGAGGTCGTTTATAGAGAAAAATGGGGTTATCCAAAGGTCTTTAGGACGCGCGGCTGTTTTCAGGCCCCTCTGGTTGCTTGATGTTGATCTTGGATTATTGCATCAAAATCCTGACTTCCTTTTGTTTTACTGGTTCCTGAGTTTTtggtattttatttcatatggatACTCTTCCCAAGAGTGAAGAACTTCCTCACCCCAAGGTAGTAAAACACCTTGACCACCCCGTCCCCTTTTTAATTGAATGGATAGGAAGTGGACTCAGCATTTTAAATTTTCACCCAGATGGTTCTGATGGAGGAGGTGCTTAACCACTTTTAGAAACACTGATCTTAAAAACGTTTTTATCAGAGTGGATTTGAGGGTAAGAGTTTATAGCTAATTATCTAAATATTGAGAATCCTGTAAGTCCTTAGCTTTTTCTAATATCGACCAAGTTGCTGCTCTGAAACAGTTAATTGCTGAGTGCCATTAACTGAAATAGGGGAagtcttttttaccagagcactgctcagttctggctaatgcgggggtggggattgaacctgggactttggagccttgggcatgagtttCGTTGCATAATTTCTTTGCTGTTTaccctctttactttttttttttttttttttgcaaccagtGGTTCATCGTTTTGGGAGCGTTATTCTGCTTCATCTTTGTAGATGATGTTTTTAAGCCAATAGAAACCCATACTTGAaaatgatattttctttcttgttttctaggATGGGTTTGTGGAGTTCTTCCACGTAGACGACCTAGAAAGTGGCATCAGAAATGTGCTGCTGGCTTTCGCAGGTGTTGCTGGAGTAGGAGCTGGTTTGGCATATCTAATAAGATAGCCTTTTAAGTGCAATAATAGACTTTAAACCCGCTCCAGCCACCAACACCATGTCTGTGAAATCAAACGTATTTATGAAGTTGGACTTCATGCTGCCCATGCTATAACCTCCAAGAGTTCTCTTGTCAAGAGTGCCAAGAGGATTGTGTCTAACAGGAATAAATACATGGGAAAAAGTAGTCCTCCCTGGAGAGTCACCGTCTGAAAGAAGTAAACTTCAGTCTCAGCAAAAGGCACACACTGGGAGGCTGTGGAGGAGGACTTTAGTGAAGATGGTAGGATGAGACTTACTTTCCTTGTCTGAAACCGAGCAGCCAGTAGCGAAGCTAGAGATTTTGTTTAATGTGTCCACTGACTTCATTAAGCACTAACAACGCTAGTGATGTGTGTGAAATGGATTTAATCTATAAGTAAGGAAACTATGGCTAGGACCCTCAAGACTGTACAACAGCGTGTGGTGGGAAACTTACTTCTCTTTAATTAGTTTGTCCAGGTGTTCAGGGCCTTTTTACCTGTCCGGCTTACACTTGGTTTGAGTAATTCTTGTTTGTTGACCCAGTAATGGCCAAAAATACTTGACTTGGGGCACAGTGATTAGTTACAGATGTGGAATATCCTCAGTTTTTAAGACAAAAACAACCTGTAACTGTATTTGTCTGTAAAAACTGTATATATTTTTGCAGAAAGTCTATTTCCTTCAACTGTAAAGGGAAATTCACATTTACTTTAGGCTTTTTCATAACCTTTTGGAATTTACAATGTCTGTAGTTAGAAACCTTTTTCTTAACAACTTTTCTAAACTTTGTCCCAGTCAATTCTAGAAATGTTAATTGTATGCAATCTGGTTGTAGTGGAACAACTCTGATTCTTAACTATGCAGGCTTTCATTTTCTTATCTAATTTTAGTGTGTTTGGGGGTTTTTGTTTATAACCTGGGATTGAGACATTGAGGAATGGGAACTAATCTTTTCACTTCATCAAATGCAGGTTTTCAATAATTGAGTCCTAGTGGAgttgtttcagtttttttttttttttttttgggggggaaggacACTTGTGCgcgcacccctccccccagcacacacacaggccAATACTTTAATTATGGGCTCTGATTAGGCAACTACATATTTGAGTTCCTTTTATATGACCTAGTTTAACTGGTGAGATTTAAACTGAATTTGTGAGCTCATCTTCAAAGCTTTTGCTAAAAGATTTTTCAGCTGTTCCGAATGGAACTTAGTAGCAGTGTGTGTATAAAAATATCACATCAGGTGGACAAGTCATTTGATCTCTTGTTTGCATATTAAACTGTAAAATGATGTCCTGGCAAAGCAGGCTTTAGTCTTAACCATGGTGCTATTATTAGGCTTGCTTGTTAAACACAGGTCTAAGCCTAgggtgtcaataaaaaaaaaaatactgtttcatTTCTATAAATGATTCCCAAACGTTTCGAGTTTTTGCATTGCCATCTCTGATTTCAGTCCGGTATTCTGTGAAATTCACCAtttatttcctattctttcaATATTTGCTGCTTGTTTGGCTTCCTGTACAGATATTTATCAGTTCCTACATTTTGACCCTCCTCTCTGAGCTCTTAATGCCCTCACAGCTTTTGGCATATGAATCTGAACTAGGAACTAGTAGCCCCAGGCAATCCTCTCAGTCCACAGGTTTTCATCTTTCATAAAATTTTTCTTGGGAGGTAGTATATGGGTCCAGTGACTGTAACTCCTGAGGTAGGAAGAGTCTCCCTTTTGTTGAACTGGTACATTTTTGTTTGTATCCTGCCTGGCTTTCAGAGACTGGAATACCATTTGACATGATTTCTTTTACATGCAGATATGCTCACCTAGAATTTATACAGCCAGCAAGAGGGCTCAGTTAAATCTAAAAGTTATATAAAAGCTACTGGTGAACTGAAAGCTTCAACCTCAGAATATGACCTTTCAATCTGGATTCCAGATAAAAATAGGCATAAATTAAATGACTAAGAATGTAATAGGGAAGAATTGCCCTGTTCTGCCCATCTCTGAGCCATAAAGTCATCTAGCTAGAACTATTTTTACCTGTGTATTTATCACTCTTGATCATAAACCACTTATTTATATCATGTCTATATCTAAGGACCTAAAAAGCACTTTATATAGTTTTAAATTAATCCTGAAATCTGGTTATGGTGACTGAAAGGCCTGCCTCCCCATAATCTTGTGGAAATAAGTGCATAAGTGTAAATTGGAGTTGAGGATCCCCACTACCCAGTTTACTAGGAATGACTGCTGAAATGTAAATGAGGTTCTATTGAAATTTTGTGTGAGAACTAAGTGCTTTGGGAAAGGGTGACGGTTTTTAGGGAGAGGAGGCAAATATTCTAGAGTGCTGACTAGCTGCATAGTTCAGGCAAATCCTCCACAATGAGAGGGATGGGGCTGCTTGGAAAGAGCTCTCAGCAACTTCTGTCTTAGCTTCTCTCAGGGAAAATAACATGCAGTCCTGATGTCCATATACTTGGGGTAGGACAGACCAGGGACATCTTTGTTCTGGTTAAACAGCGAATGCTGTTAACAGCTGTGCCAGGATTGGTCAGGACCAACTACAAACTAATCTGGGCTGTAAAATGTGTATTTCCCTAACTTCCTGTTTTTTCCtgagaagaaaataaatcttttattcaAATGCAAGGTGTGGTGCCGCTGTTTTCTAATTGATGCTGATCTTccctcctaccccaccccccagcttttTAGGGAAGTCAGCTGAGCAAATAGGTATAGATGAATATACAAGCTAAAATCCCTGGTAGCTGATTTCCCTTGAAGCAAAGGGTAGTTCCTTTCAAAAGGAAAACCTCTTTCATTTAAATTGGGCCAGGAAGATGACTCCTGTGTCAGGCATGCCTCTAACCCCTGGGTTCAGTACTGGCACCCTTAAAAAGAATttagtttttctctcccctcaatATACATAAATGAGAAATGTTTGGTTTTTAATGAAGTTTTGTATTTTGGAGTAGTTCCTGTAACCGATCAGAATCTCTGTTCAGATTTTCCTTTCAACTATCAAGTGTTGGTATGATTTCAAGAGGGTTCATAAAGTCCATCACCTCTCAGCCTTGTGAGATGGAGCAAGAAGACACCTATAAAGAGCTATAGTCAGGTTCCTGgaattattactgttcttttcccTTTCCCCAAAAGTAGGCGGGCTGCAGAGGACTCTGTTTTTAGCTCCATTATGAGGGCGTGGAATCACCAGGAAATAATGCAAATAAAATGTTTGCATATTGGTTTTAATCCCTAAGCACTAAATGCTAATCATGCAAACATGATTCTCTGCTTTCCTCTGTGTAGGGCTTGTctgcatttaaaatatttctgtttGGAAATCCCCCTTTTTCCTGGTTCTGACCAGAAAACccacttttgtttttgttaacaaaaaagaaaaggtgacatGCACTAGAGCAATTCTTTGCACATAGGCTGTGGGACGGAGGATTCAAGGGTCTAAACCTTGGCCCAGTCCACTGCTCCCCAGTGCCTTGTGACCTGGCCATTTCTGGGGCAATATTCCTTAGTTGGAGGCCTTA harbors:
- the MCL1 gene encoding induced myeloid leukemia cell differentiation protein Mcl-1; its protein translation is MFGLKRNAVIGLNLYCGGAGLAAGSGGDTTPTRGRLLSAGKEAAARQEGGGGDAGASPPVPLTPQALRGARPSPIGAEGPYVTATPVRPPFLAPTLRAAPPEDMAAPAAGAIMSPEEELDGYEPEPMGKRTAPLQLLDLVRDAGHSSGMDGSLPSTPPPAEEEEDELYRQSLEIISRYLQEQATGAKAARPLGGSGAASRKALETLRRVGDGVQRNHLTAFQGMLRKLEVRNEDDVKALSQVMVHVFSDGITNWGRIVTLITFGAFVAKHLKSINQESCIGTLAEIITDVLIRTKREWLVKQRGWDGFVEFFHVDDLESGIRNVLLAFAGVAGVGAGLAYLIR